In the genome of Streptomyces pactum, one region contains:
- a CDS encoding DUF2797 domain-containing protein, producing MTGWCCDGLRWSAGGAGLVWRHPGHGERVSPLSPGRPVAFRTGARRGCTGVRRGARHTPCPTDAEVPAAAVAARCPECARLDRSYSVAADTRADDPRPYDVYLAWFAPGLIKVGITATEREGARLREQGALSFTLLGRGPLMAARRAEAVLGTALGVPDRFPYAARRAARHAPPGPSERAAELLALHARACALRTLPESLTPLPAEPVHHDAVFGLDRLREAAPAAGVLRLAPGRTVAGTVVAVAGPDVYLAGAGGRTVLLDVRQLPGWPLSAADPTAATTAEVVPPPTAEPETAALF from the coding sequence ATGACCGGCTGGTGCTGCGACGGGCTGCGCTGGTCCGCCGGGGGCGCCGGGCTGGTGTGGCGTCACCCCGGACACGGCGAGCGCGTCTCCCCGCTGAGCCCGGGACGTCCCGTGGCGTTCCGCACCGGCGCGCGCCGGGGGTGTACGGGGGTGCGGCGGGGCGCTCGGCACACGCCGTGCCCCACGGACGCGGAGGTGCCCGCCGCCGCGGTCGCCGCCCGCTGCCCGGAGTGCGCCCGGCTGGACCGGAGTTACTCGGTGGCCGCCGACACCCGCGCCGACGATCCGCGCCCCTACGACGTCTACCTGGCCTGGTTCGCTCCCGGCCTGATCAAGGTGGGCATCACCGCCACCGAACGGGAGGGGGCCCGGCTGCGGGAGCAGGGGGCGCTGTCCTTCACCCTGCTGGGGCGCGGGCCGCTGATGGCCGCCCGGAGGGCGGAGGCGGTGCTCGGCACGGCGCTCGGGGTGCCGGACCGGTTCCCGTACGCGGCCCGCCGGGCCGCCCGCCACGCTCCGCCGGGCCCGTCGGAGCGCGCCGCCGAACTTCTCGCGCTGCACGCCCGGGCGTGCGCGCTGCGCACGCTGCCCGAGTCGCTGACACCGCTGCCCGCCGAACCGGTCCACCACGACGCGGTGTTCGGCCTGGACCGGCTGCGGGAGGCCGCCCCGGCCGCCGGCGTCCTGCGGCTCGCGCCCGGCCGCACGGTGGCGGGCACGGTGGTGGCGGTGGCCGGCCCGGATGTGTATCTGGCCGGGGCCGGCGGGCGGACCGTACTGCTGGACGTCCGGCAGCTGCCCGGCTGGCCGCTGTCGGCCGCGGACCCCACCGCCGCGACGACCGCCGAGGTCGTCCCGCCGCCCACGGCCGAGCCGGAGACCGCCGCCCTGTTCTGA